A single Candidatus Abyssobacteria bacterium SURF_5 DNA region contains:
- a CDS encoding arylsulfatase — protein MDQMRPNIVYVLCDNLGFGELGCYGGGILRGAETRRLDRFASEGLKLLNFAPEAQCTPTRSALMTGRYSIRSGTHTVALAGTGTGIVAWERTMGDILSEAGYATACYGKWHIGAEKGRWPIDHGFDEWYGIPRSYDECLWPDDPWYDPRRDPMSYILEGKKGGDIEAVRQLTLEARRDIDLEYMSRAKAFLRQSVEAQKPFFLYFNHSMMHLPTVPRREFEGKTGNDDYADSMLELDSDFGDLLDYLDALGITDDTIIVFSGDNGPEELEPWRGTAGFFDGSYFTGMEGSLRTPCLIRYPGKVPAGGQSNEIVHITDMFTTLLNWAGCQVPSDRIIDGIDQRAFFEGKQENSNREGFLFWNGPTLYGAKWQNFKVKLMEQRYYTDPAMPIPNPNLVNLIVDPKERKPLNYPHLHSWVAFHMGLLLIQFNESVQKEPPIPPGAPLDYTPKNAYS, from the coding sequence ATGGATCAAATGCGCCCCAACATTGTTTACGTCTTGTGTGATAATTTGGGCTTCGGCGAGCTCGGATGCTACGGCGGCGGCATACTTCGCGGCGCCGAGACCCGCCGACTCGACCGATTTGCTTCCGAAGGCCTGAAGCTGCTCAATTTTGCGCCCGAGGCCCAATGCACGCCCACCCGCTCGGCTCTGATGACCGGCCGCTACTCGATCCGCTCCGGCACGCATACCGTCGCGCTGGCGGGAACGGGAACCGGCATAGTCGCTTGGGAGCGCACGATGGGCGATATTCTCTCGGAGGCCGGCTATGCGACCGCATGTTACGGCAAATGGCACATCGGCGCCGAAAAGGGGCGCTGGCCGATCGATCACGGATTCGACGAGTGGTACGGCATTCCGCGCAGTTACGACGAGTGCCTGTGGCCGGACGACCCGTGGTACGACCCGAGGCGCGACCCCATGTCGTATATTCTCGAAGGCAAGAAAGGCGGCGATATCGAGGCGGTCCGGCAACTGACGCTCGAGGCGCGCCGGGATATCGACCTCGAATACATGAGCCGCGCGAAGGCGTTCCTGAGGCAGAGCGTCGAAGCCCAAAAGCCGTTCTTCCTCTATTTCAATCATTCGATGATGCATCTGCCGACGGTCCCGCGGCGTGAATTCGAGGGGAAGACCGGCAACGACGATTATGCCGATTCGATGCTCGAACTCGATTCCGATTTCGGCGACCTGCTGGATTACCTGGATGCGCTCGGGATCACCGATGACACCATAATCGTATTCTCCGGCGACAACGGCCCCGAAGAGCTTGAGCCCTGGCGCGGCACGGCGGGCTTTTTCGACGGCTCGTATTTCACCGGCATGGAGGGCTCATTACGGACGCCGTGCCTGATCCGATATCCGGGGAAGGTGCCCGCGGGCGGTCAGAGCAACGAGATCGTTCACATCACCGATATGTTCACCACGCTGCTCAACTGGGCCGGCTGCCAGGTACCGTCCGACCGCATCATCGACGGCATCGACCAGCGCGCGTTCTTCGAAGGCAAACAGGAGAATTCGAACCGCGAAGGCTTCCTCTTCTGGAACGGTCCCACGCTGTACGGCGCGAAATGGCAGAACTTCAAGGTGAAATTGATGGAGCAGCGCTACTACACCGACCCGGCGATGCCGATACCGAATCCGAACCTGGTGAATCTGATCGTGGACCCGAAGGAGCGCAAGCCGCTGAACTATCCGCACCTGCATTCGTGGGTGGCTTTCCACATGGGGCTGCTGCTCATCCAGTTCAACGAGAGCGTGCAGAAAGAGCCGCCCATTCCGCCGGGCGCTCCGCTCGATTACACGCCGAAGAACGCGTACAGCTAA
- a CDS encoding ArsR family transcriptional regulator, with translation MKQDELVKIFKALGNENRLKLLEAIRKYQSRYACCPKDFESIELKPGSICCVDEITGQFDMAQSTISQHLKELHNAGLLERNKRAQWVYYTINQKKLEELADYLNALVVDLARKA, from the coding sequence ATGAAACAGGATGAACTCGTCAAAATCTTCAAGGCGCTCGGGAACGAGAACCGCCTGAAACTGCTCGAGGCAATCAGAAAATACCAGTCCCGGTACGCCTGCTGCCCGAAAGACTTCGAATCGATCGAGCTCAAACCCGGCTCGATTTGCTGCGTCGATGAAATTACCGGCCAATTCGATATGGCGCAGTCAACGATATCCCAGCACTTGAAAGAGCTGCACAATGCCGGTCTCCTCGAACGAAACAAGCGGGCCCAGTGGGTTTATTACACGATCAATCAGAAGAAGCTCGAGGAGCTGGCTGACTATTTGAATGCTCTTGTTGTTGATCTGGCTCGGAAGGCGTAA
- a CDS encoding alpha/beta fold hydrolase: MTLSDMRSIEILGARVSYRIWGEKTGDALLCLHGNPTSSYLWRHVGEGLRDICTVIAPDLPGQGHSELGPRAGTWEDLEQFVEDFAAALGLGPFSLALHDWGGLIGFRWLFDHPHREKNLRRLIISDTGFFPVGNDAWHSLAKIWRTDGEGEAWMDALTFDDFREVMRAANASLSDEAVAEYWKTFSTKERRYSKLALYRSGDFDKIRPYEGRLQALKCPALIIWGENDIFIPAAAAHLFNQQIANSELHVLPDAGHFLWEDAPAATVRLVREFLLSY; this comes from the coding sequence ATGACACTATCTGACATGCGGTCGATCGAGATTCTCGGAGCGAGAGTTTCGTATCGAATCTGGGGAGAAAAAACGGGAGACGCGCTCTTGTGCCTGCACGGCAATCCCACATCGTCCTATCTGTGGCGTCATGTTGGCGAAGGTCTGAGAGATATTTGCACAGTGATTGCGCCCGACTTGCCCGGGCAGGGCCATTCGGAACTCGGCCCGCGCGCGGGCACGTGGGAGGATTTGGAGCAGTTCGTCGAGGATTTTGCCGCGGCGCTCGGGTTGGGGCCATTCAGCCTCGCGCTGCACGACTGGGGCGGACTCATCGGGTTCCGCTGGCTGTTCGATCATCCGCATCGCGAGAAAAATCTGCGGCGGCTGATAATAAGCGATACCGGCTTCTTTCCCGTAGGTAATGACGCGTGGCATTCTCTCGCGAAGATATGGCGGACCGATGGTGAGGGCGAAGCATGGATGGATGCGCTTACGTTCGATGATTTTCGCGAGGTTATGAGAGCGGCGAATGCCTCGCTCTCGGATGAGGCGGTGGCTGAATACTGGAAAACATTTTCTACGAAGGAACGCAGATACTCGAAGCTGGCGCTGTACCGCTCGGGCGATTTTGACAAGATCAGGCCGTACGAGGGCAGACTACAAGCGCTCAAATGTCCGGCGCTGATCATTTGGGGCGAGAACGACATATTCATTCCCGCAGCCGCAGCGCACCTTTTCAACCAGCAGATTGCGAATTCCGAACTCCATGTGTTGCCTGACGCCGGCCATTTTCTGTGGGAGGATGCTCCGGCGGCGACGGTTCGGCTGGTCAGGGAGTTTTTGCTCAGCTATTGA
- a CDS encoding acyl-CoA dehydrogenase gives MGYLELDDRIDEEQRAVQEMSRRFAMEVMRPAGIELDKLSDPADVIAEDSVLWDVYRKVRELELHKASIPKELGGLQGERDPLTGVLIAEQMGYGDPGLAISFGVSNFPFRFAAMSQEPELQQLARDYCEDSKAEMIGCWALTEPEHGSDWILAGSEDPKCGPSVKAVLKGDEYILNGQKAAWVSNGTIATHAVLHLGLDSKRGMGGTGIAIVPLDLPGITKGKPLNKIGQRALNQGEIFFEEVRLPKKFMFVADPDMGTYMGQSILTGANSGMAALFAGLAQAAYDESLKYAKERVQGGVPIFEHKNVKLKLFDMFVKCEAARAYVRRLSRYNVLNPPGSLQHAIAGKVLCTETAFHVASEAITIFGGNGLSKEYVIEKMFRDARASMIEDGENGVLALKGASLL, from the coding sequence ATGGGCTATCTGGAACTGGACGACAGGATTGACGAGGAGCAGCGGGCGGTCCAGGAGATGTCGCGGCGGTTCGCGATGGAAGTCATGCGGCCGGCCGGAATCGAATTGGACAAGCTTTCCGATCCGGCCGACGTGATCGCCGAGGATTCGGTTCTGTGGGACGTTTACCGGAAGGTGCGCGAGTTGGAGCTGCACAAGGCGTCGATCCCGAAGGAACTCGGCGGCCTGCAAGGGGAGCGTGATCCGCTGACCGGCGTTCTGATCGCGGAGCAGATGGGTTATGGCGATCCCGGGCTCGCGATCTCGTTCGGCGTCAGCAATTTCCCGTTTCGGTTCGCCGCAATGTCGCAGGAGCCGGAACTGCAGCAGTTGGCGCGTGACTACTGCGAGGACTCGAAGGCGGAAATGATCGGCTGCTGGGCGTTGACCGAGCCCGAGCACGGGTCGGACTGGATTCTTGCCGGTTCGGAAGACCCAAAATGCGGGCCATCGGTGAAAGCGGTTCTCAAGGGCGACGAATACATCTTGAACGGCCAGAAGGCGGCCTGGGTGAGCAATGGCACGATTGCGACGCATGCCGTTCTGCATCTGGGATTGGATTCCAAGAGGGGGATGGGCGGCACCGGCATCGCGATCGTTCCGCTCGATCTGCCGGGGATAACGAAGGGCAAGCCCCTGAACAAGATCGGGCAGCGCGCGCTGAATCAGGGCGAAATCTTTTTTGAAGAAGTGAGGCTGCCGAAGAAATTCATGTTCGTAGCGGACCCGGACATGGGGACCTACATGGGGCAGAGCATTCTCACCGGCGCCAACAGCGGGATGGCGGCGTTGTTTGCTGGACTTGCGCAGGCGGCCTACGATGAATCGCTCAAGTACGCCAAGGAGCGCGTGCAGGGCGGAGTCCCCATCTTCGAGCACAAGAACGTCAAGCTGAAGTTGTTCGATATGTTCGTGAAGTGCGAGGCCGCGCGCGCTTACGTGCGGCGCTTGTCGCGCTACAACGTGCTTAACCCGCCGGGCTCGCTCCAGCATGCGATTGCGGGAAAAGTATTGTGCACCGAGACCGCCTTCCACGTCGCGAGCGAAGCGATCACGATCTTCGGCGGGAACGGATTGAGCAAGGAATACGTGATCGAGAAAATGTTCCGCGACGCGCGCGCCTCGATGATCGAGGACGGCGAAAACGGCGTGCTGGCATTGAAGGGAGCGTCGCTGCTGTAG
- a CDS encoding anaerobic sulfatase maturase: protein MTSQTRPPAIHVMAKPSGAACNLQCAYCFYLQKQNLYAGSSFRMPEDVLEAYIRQVLEAHQSPQVTVAWQGGEPTLMGLDFFHKSIEYERKYLKPGQFVQNTIQTNGILLDDRWCEFLREHKFLVGLSLDGPKEMHDAYRRDKAGRSVFEKVMRALGLLKQHQVDVNVLTTVNAANADHPLEVYRFLRDNAGIQFIQFIPIVERDRREEMRRGGSIPGQGCLDSSRSSAAVTGNSVTAESVKPQQYGRFLSSIFDEWVRRDVGRIFVNHFDAALASWVGAPPAMCTTAPECGFAMALEHGGDLYSCDHFVEPASYLGNIMETPLIELAVCEKQREFGRSKRDKLPKQCRECDVLFACHGECPKNRFSETANGEPGLNYLCSGLKSFFAHVDRPMQIMAELLRRRRPASEIVQLLQYEKGGANIKVAAPGRNDPCPCGSGLKFKRCHGRE from the coding sequence ATGACCTCACAGACTCGTCCTCCTGCCATTCACGTGATGGCGAAGCCAAGCGGCGCCGCCTGTAATCTGCAATGCGCCTACTGCTTTTATCTTCAGAAGCAGAACTTGTATGCCGGCAGCAGTTTTCGGATGCCGGAAGACGTTCTCGAGGCATATATCCGGCAGGTTCTCGAGGCGCATCAGAGCCCGCAGGTGACAGTTGCCTGGCAAGGCGGCGAGCCAACGCTGATGGGGCTCGATTTCTTCCATAAGTCCATTGAATATGAGCGGAAATATCTGAAGCCGGGCCAATTCGTCCAGAACACTATCCAGACGAACGGCATCTTGCTTGACGACCGCTGGTGTGAATTTCTGCGCGAGCACAAGTTTCTTGTCGGCCTGAGCCTTGACGGTCCGAAGGAGATGCATGACGCTTACCGAAGGGATAAGGCCGGCCGATCGGTATTCGAGAAAGTGATGCGCGCTCTCGGGCTGCTGAAGCAGCATCAGGTTGATGTTAACGTCCTGACCACGGTCAACGCGGCAAACGCGGACCACCCGCTCGAGGTGTACCGCTTCTTGAGGGATAATGCCGGGATTCAGTTCATCCAGTTTATCCCGATTGTCGAGCGCGACCGGCGCGAGGAAATGCGCCGCGGCGGCTCAATCCCTGGGCAAGGCTGCCTTGACTCGTCTCGATCTTCTGCGGCCGTAACGGGAAATTCGGTGACCGCCGAATCGGTGAAACCTCAGCAATATGGCCGGTTTCTGAGTTCCATTTTCGATGAATGGGTCAGGCGCGACGTGGGCAGAATTTTCGTGAACCATTTCGATGCGGCCCTGGCGTCGTGGGTCGGAGCACCGCCGGCGATGTGCACGACGGCGCCGGAGTGCGGGTTTGCGATGGCGCTCGAACATGGCGGCGACCTTTACTCATGCGATCATTTTGTCGAACCTGCGTCCTACCTCGGCAACATCATGGAGACGCCTCTCATTGAACTCGCCGTTTGTGAAAAGCAGAGGGAATTTGGACGAAGTAAGCGTGATAAGCTCCCGAAGCAATGCCGCGAGTGCGATGTTTTGTTCGCCTGCCACGGCGAATGTCCAAAGAACAGGTTTTCTGAAACAGCAAACGGAGAGCCGGGGTTGAATTATCTTTGCTCCGGCCTGAAATCGTTCTTCGCGCATGTTGATCGCCCGATGCAGATCATGGCGGAACTTCTGCGCCGGCGCCGGCCGGCGTCGGAGATCGTTCAGCTTCTGCAATATGAAAAGGGGGGCGCAAACATCAAAGTTGCGGCGCCCGGCAGAAACGACCCCTGTCCGTGCGGGAGCGGCCTCAAATTCAAGCGGTGCCACGGGAGAGAATAG